From the genome of Pseudarthrobacter sp. NIBRBAC000502772:
GTGGGCGGCGCCGCGGCCGTCTCCACGCTGGCCACCACGGTGGGCAAGCGGCTGGTGGGCCGCACTCGCCCGGACCACGCCGAAGCTGTCCCTCCGTACGAGACTTCGCCGTCGTTCCCAAGCGGCCACACCCTGAATACAACGGTGGTGATCGGTGTGCTCGTGTACGTCATGTGCCTCCAGTTCGAAGTGCTCTGGGCGCGCATCACGGCCATCACCGCCGGGGTGATCTTCATCATCGCGATGGGCCTGAGCCGGGTGTTCCTGGGCCACCACTGGCTGACGGATGTGATGGCCGGCTGGTTCCTGGGCCTTGCCTGGGTGGGCATCGTGATCCTGGCGCACCGGCTGTTCCATGTGCTGCGCAAACGCGAGCACGCGGGCCCGGCACCCACGTTCGAACAC
Proteins encoded in this window:
- a CDS encoding phosphatase PAP2 family protein, producing MLVGGALVVTMALLGAEVYNNVVDEEGLTALDLPALELSQGLRNPALDAGVTAFTNIGGGIGMPILASILTAWLTFLSRTWRPIILVGGAAAVSTLATTVGKRLVGRTRPDHAEAVPPYETSPSFPSGHTLNTTVVIGVLVYVMCLQFEVLWARITAITAGVIFIIAMGLSRVFLGHHWLTDVMAGWFLGLAWVGIVILAHRLFHVLRKREHAGPAPTFEHPALRDDPSS